A section of the Bacillus pumilus genome encodes:
- a CDS encoding glycoside hydrolase family 9 protein produces MASYNYVEVLQKSLLFYEAQRSGKLPQSNRLNWRGDSGLEDGKDVGHDLTGGWYDAGDHVKFGLPMAYSAAVLAWTVYEYREAYEEAGLLDDMLGQIKWATDYFLKAHTGPNEFWAQVGDGNADHAWWGPAEVMPMSRPAFKIDENCPGTEVAAQTAAALAAGSIIFKETDASYAAKLLTHAKQLYAFADRYRGEYTDCVTNAQPFYNSWSGYIDELIWGGIWLHLATNEETYLNQALKAVEEWPKDWDYTFTMSWDNTFFASQILLARITKENRFIESTERNLDYWTTGFVQNGKVERITYTPGGLAWLDQWGSLRYTANAAFLAFVYADWVSDEEKKNRYQTFAINQTHYMLGDNPLKRSYVVGFGQNPPKHPHHRTAHGSWSNQLTNPSNHRHTLYGALVGGPNAQDQYDDDISDYVSNEVATDYNAAFTGNIAKMVQLFGKGQSKLPDFPPKEQPEDEFFVEAAVMNNDATSTQVKAVLYNRSGWPARRSQTLSFRYYVNLSEVFAKGLTEKDIQVTAAYNEGASLSPLKVYDASAHVYYAEIDFTGVVIFPGGESEHKKEIQFRLSAPNGSNIWDASNDYSFQGLTSNMQKTPRIPVFDDGSLVFGTLPDK; encoded by the coding sequence ATGGCATCTTATAACTATGTAGAGGTTCTTCAGAAATCCTTGTTGTTTTATGAAGCGCAGCGGTCTGGAAAGCTACCTCAAAGCAACCGTCTCAACTGGCGGGGAGATTCTGGACTAGAGGATGGGAAGGATGTAGGTCATGACTTAACTGGCGGCTGGTATGACGCAGGTGATCATGTGAAATTTGGCCTTCCAATGGCGTACTCAGCGGCTGTGCTTGCTTGGACAGTATATGAATACCGAGAAGCCTATGAAGAGGCAGGACTGCTTGATGACATGTTAGGTCAAATCAAGTGGGCAACAGATTATTTTTTGAAAGCTCATACAGGTCCGAACGAGTTTTGGGCGCAGGTAGGTGATGGGAACGCTGATCATGCTTGGTGGGGACCGGCAGAAGTGATGCCGATGAGCCGGCCAGCTTTTAAAATTGATGAAAATTGTCCTGGAACAGAAGTAGCCGCACAAACTGCGGCAGCTTTAGCAGCGGGTTCTATCATTTTTAAAGAGACAGATGCCTCTTATGCAGCAAAGCTTCTGACGCACGCGAAACAGCTATATGCATTTGCTGACAGGTATCGTGGTGAGTATACAGATTGTGTCACAAACGCTCAGCCATTTTACAACTCATGGAGTGGCTATATTGATGAACTCATTTGGGGCGGAATCTGGCTGCATTTGGCAACAAATGAAGAAACCTATTTAAATCAAGCACTAAAAGCAGTAGAGGAATGGCCAAAAGATTGGGATTATACGTTTACCATGTCGTGGGACAATACTTTTTTTGCTTCGCAAATCTTACTCGCCAGGATCACGAAAGAGAATCGATTTATAGAATCGACAGAACGCAATCTCGATTACTGGACGACGGGTTTTGTACAAAATGGAAAAGTTGAAAGAATCACGTATACGCCTGGCGGTTTGGCATGGCTAGATCAATGGGGCTCACTTCGTTATACAGCAAATGCAGCATTTTTAGCCTTTGTTTACGCTGACTGGGTGTCAGATGAAGAAAAAAAGAATCGTTACCAAACGTTTGCGATCAACCAAACTCACTATATGCTTGGCGATAATCCACTAAAGAGAAGCTATGTCGTTGGGTTTGGCCAGAACCCGCCAAAGCACCCACACCACCGAACGGCACACGGCTCATGGTCTAACCAGCTGACAAATCCTTCGAATCATCGTCACACTCTTTATGGTGCGCTCGTTGGCGGACCTAATGCACAGGATCAATATGACGATGACATCTCTGATTATGTTTCAAACGAGGTGGCGACGGATTATAATGCTGCTTTTACTGGAAATATAGCTAAAATGGTGCAGCTGTTTGGAAAAGGGCAATCAAAGCTGCCCGATTTTCCGCCTAAAGAACAACCAGAAGATGAGTTTTTTGTAGAGGCAGCCGTGATGAATAACGATGCTACATCTACTCAAGTAAAGGCGGTTTTATACAACCGGTCCGGATGGCCGGCTAGACGTAGTCAAACGCTCTCCTTTAGATATTACGTCAATTTGAGTGAGGTCTTTGCAAAGGGATTGACTGAAAAAGATATTCAAGTGACAGCCGCCTACAATGAAGGCGCTTCCTTATCTCCGCTCAAGGTATATGACGCTTCAGCCCACGTGTATTATGCAGAAATTGATTTTACGGGCGTAGTGATTTTTCCTGGAGGAGAATCAGAGCATAAAAAGGAAATTCAATTTCGATTATCTGCGCCAAATGGATCGAATATATGGGATGCCTCAAATGATTATTCCTTTCAAGGCTTAACATCCAATATGCAAAAAACACCGAGAATACCTGTTTTTGATGATGGTTCTTTAGTATTTGGTACACTTCCAGACAAATAA
- a CDS encoding PolC-type DNA polymerase III, with amino-acid sequence MTDDDLSRYFEEGEIVKLTVHKLAKTWHFLFKFKALLPYKVYAMFLSRLTNAFSHIAQVTCTIEVNDPSISEELVQSYWSHCVEELQGISPPIISLLQQQKPSLSGHKIIIKTKSETEALAIKKKYSPMLQAAFKQVGFPELQFDTEIFVSDQEIQKFREQKLAEDQERAMQALTEMEKKESEEQEEGPSGPLMIGYQIKDNEEIRTLDSIMDEERRITVQGYVFDAETRELKSGRTLCIFKITDYTNSILIKMFAREKEDAQLMKSLKKGMWVKARGSIQNDTFVRDLVMIANDVNEMKPQLKEDTAPEGEKRVELHLHSPMSQMDAVTGIGRLVEQAKKWGHEAIALTDHAVVQSFPDAYAASRKHDIKMMYGVEINLVDDGVPIAYNPEHRLLEDATYVVFDVETTGLSAVYDTIIELAAVKIKGGEIIDRFEAFANPHHPLSATTIELTGITDDMVRDAPDVVDVVRDFKEWIGQDILVAHNASFDMGFLNTAYKRLLKTDKASNPVIDTLELGRFLYPEFKNHRLNTLCKKFDIELTQHHRAIYDAEATGYLMLKMLKDAAEKDIAYHDQLNENMGQSNAYQRSRPYHAILIAQNETGLKNLFKLVSLSHIHYFYRVPRIPRSQLEKYREGLIIGSACDKGEVFEGMMQKSPDEVEDIAAFYDYLEVHPPEVYQHLLQLELVRDERALKEIITNIVKLGEKLNKPVVATGNVHYLHPEDKIYRKILISSQGGANPLNRHELPKVHFRTTDEMLEAFSFLGEEKAKEIVVTNTKKVSEMVESIKPIKDDLYTPKIEGADEEIREMSYQMARSIYGDDLPKIVEDRIEKELKSIIGHGFAVIYLISHKLVKKSLDDGYLVGSRGSVGSSLVATLTEITEVNPLAPHYVCPSCKHSEFFNDGSVGSGFDLPDKDCPECGTPYKKDGHDIPFETFLGFKGDKVPDIDLNFSGEYQPIAHNYTKELFGEEYVYRAGTIGTVAEKTAYGYVKGYAGDHNLHMRGAEIDRLVQGCTGVKRTTGQHPGGIIVVPDYMDIYDFSPIQFPADATGSDWKTTHFDFHSIHDNLLKLDILGHDDPTVIRMLQDLSGIDPKTIPTDDPEVMKIFQGTEPLGVTEEQIGCKTGTLGIPEFGTRFVRQMLEDTKPTTFSELVQISGLSHGTDVWLGNAQELIHNKTCELSEVIGCRDDIMVYLIYQGLEPSLAFKIMESVRKGKGLPPEWEEEMKNNNVPNWYIDSCKKIKYMFPKAHAAAYVLMAVRIAYFKVHHALLYYAAYFTVRADDFDIETMTKGSNAIRAVMDDINSKGLDASPKEKNLLTVLELALEMCERGYHFKKVDLYRSSATEFIIDGDGLIPPFNSIPGLGTNVALNIVRARQDGEFLSKEDLQKRGKVSKTILEYLDRQGCLEALPDQNQLSLF; translated from the coding sequence ATGACAGATGATGACCTCAGTCGTTACTTTGAAGAAGGAGAAATCGTCAAATTGACGGTGCATAAGTTGGCGAAAACGTGGCATTTCCTTTTTAAATTTAAGGCGCTTCTGCCTTACAAAGTATATGCAATGTTTCTCAGCAGGCTGACAAATGCATTTTCTCATATTGCACAAGTTACTTGTACGATTGAAGTCAATGATCCGAGCATCTCGGAAGAGCTCGTTCAATCGTATTGGTCACATTGTGTGGAAGAGCTTCAAGGAATTTCTCCTCCAATTATCAGCTTGCTTCAGCAGCAAAAACCATCGCTGTCTGGACATAAAATCATCATCAAAACGAAAAGCGAAACAGAAGCTTTGGCCATCAAGAAGAAGTACAGTCCAATGCTACAGGCTGCTTTTAAACAAGTAGGCTTTCCAGAATTGCAATTTGATACAGAAATTTTTGTATCAGATCAAGAGATTCAGAAGTTTAGAGAACAAAAGCTTGCTGAAGATCAAGAAAGAGCAATGCAAGCCCTCACTGAGATGGAGAAGAAGGAAAGTGAGGAGCAGGAGGAAGGTCCGTCTGGCCCTCTCATGATTGGCTATCAAATTAAAGACAATGAAGAAATTCGTACGCTTGATAGTATTATGGACGAGGAAAGAAGAATTACCGTCCAGGGCTACGTATTCGATGCAGAAACACGTGAGCTGAAAAGCGGCAGAACGCTTTGTATCTTTAAAATTACTGATTATACAAACAGTATTTTAATCAAGATGTTTGCAAGAGAAAAAGAAGATGCCCAGCTGATGAAATCATTGAAAAAAGGCATGTGGGTCAAAGCAAGAGGAAGCATTCAAAACGATACGTTTGTGAGAGACCTTGTCATGATTGCCAATGACGTCAATGAAATGAAACCTCAGTTGAAAGAGGATACGGCACCTGAGGGTGAAAAGCGTGTCGAGCTTCATTTGCATTCCCCAATGAGCCAAATGGATGCTGTTACTGGCATCGGCAGGCTGGTGGAGCAAGCAAAAAAATGGGGACATGAAGCAATTGCCCTGACGGATCATGCGGTTGTACAATCCTTCCCAGATGCGTATGCAGCAAGTAGAAAGCATGACATCAAAATGATGTATGGTGTGGAAATCAACTTGGTTGACGACGGAGTCCCTATTGCCTATAATCCAGAGCACCGTTTGTTAGAGGATGCAACGTATGTCGTATTTGACGTCGAGACAACTGGACTTTCAGCTGTGTATGACACGATCATTGAGCTGGCAGCAGTAAAAATAAAAGGCGGAGAAATCATTGACCGTTTTGAGGCTTTTGCAAATCCTCATCACCCATTATCAGCGACAACGATCGAATTAACAGGTATCACGGATGATATGGTCAGAGATGCGCCAGATGTCGTCGATGTCGTACGGGATTTCAAAGAATGGATTGGACAAGATATCCTTGTTGCGCACAATGCAAGCTTTGATATGGGCTTTTTAAATACAGCGTACAAACGCCTGTTAAAAACAGATAAAGCGTCAAACCCGGTGATTGATACACTTGAACTTGGCCGATTCCTATACCCAGAATTTAAGAATCATCGGCTGAACACACTTTGTAAAAAGTTCGATATAGAACTGACGCAGCATCACCGCGCCATTTACGATGCAGAGGCGACAGGCTACCTCATGCTAAAAATGCTAAAAGATGCGGCTGAAAAAGATATTGCTTATCACGATCAATTAAATGAAAACATGGGTCAGTCTAATGCGTACCAGCGCTCACGTCCTTACCATGCCATTCTGATCGCACAAAATGAGACGGGGCTGAAAAATTTATTCAAGCTTGTTTCTCTTTCTCATATTCATTATTTCTACCGAGTGCCGCGCATTCCGCGCTCACAGCTTGAGAAATATCGAGAAGGTTTAATTATCGGGTCTGCCTGTGATAAGGGTGAAGTGTTTGAAGGAATGATGCAAAAATCACCTGATGAGGTAGAAGACATTGCCGCATTTTACGACTATTTAGAAGTTCATCCGCCAGAAGTGTATCAGCATCTGCTACAGCTGGAGCTTGTTCGAGATGAACGTGCGTTAAAAGAAATCATCACAAACATTGTGAAGCTTGGTGAAAAGCTGAATAAACCAGTCGTGGCAACAGGGAATGTGCATTATCTGCATCCAGAAGACAAAATTTATCGTAAAATCTTAATTTCATCGCAAGGTGGAGCGAATCCGCTGAATCGTCATGAACTGCCAAAAGTTCATTTTAGAACGACAGATGAAATGCTTGAAGCATTCTCCTTTCTAGGAGAGGAAAAAGCGAAAGAGATCGTCGTGACGAATACGAAAAAAGTTTCTGAGATGGTCGAAAGCATTAAACCAATCAAAGATGATCTGTACACACCAAAAATTGAAGGTGCAGATGAAGAAATACGGGAAATGAGTTATCAAATGGCGCGCAGCATCTACGGAGATGACTTGCCGAAAATCGTAGAAGACCGTATTGAGAAAGAATTAAAAAGTATTATCGGTCATGGATTCGCCGTTATTTACTTAATTTCTCATAAGCTTGTAAAGAAATCACTTGATGACGGATATCTTGTTGGTTCAAGGGGATCTGTCGGCTCATCACTTGTTGCCACTTTAACAGAGATTACCGAAGTGAACCCGCTTGCGCCGCATTATGTATGTCCAAGCTGTAAGCATTCCGAATTCTTTAATGACGGATCTGTTGGTTCAGGCTTTGACCTTCCTGACAAAGACTGCCCAGAATGTGGCACGCCGTACAAAAAAGACGGACATGATATTCCGTTTGAAACGTTCTTAGGTTTTAAAGGAGACAAAGTCCCTGATATCGACTTGAACTTTTCAGGTGAATATCAGCCGATAGCTCATAACTATACAAAAGAGCTGTTTGGTGAAGAGTACGTATACCGAGCAGGTACGATTGGTACTGTTGCAGAAAAAACAGCATATGGTTACGTGAAAGGCTATGCTGGAGATCATAATCTTCATATGAGGGGCGCAGAAATCGACCGGCTTGTACAAGGCTGTACAGGGGTAAAACGGACAACGGGTCAGCATCCAGGCGGTATCATTGTAGTGCCGGATTATATGGACATTTACGATTTTTCACCTATTCAATTTCCAGCAGACGCGACAGGTTCTGATTGGAAAACGACGCATTTTGATTTCCACTCCATCCATGACAACTTGCTCAAACTTGATATACTAGGGCACGATGATCCTACGGTTATTCGTATGCTTCAGGATTTAAGCGGAATTGATCCAAAAACGATTCCAACAGATGATCCTGAAGTGATGAAGATTTTCCAGGGAACAGAGCCTCTTGGTGTAACAGAAGAGCAAATTGGCTGTAAAACAGGTACACTCGGTATTCCGGAGTTTGGGACAAGGTTTGTTCGACAAATGCTTGAGGATACAAAACCAACAACCTTCTCAGAGCTCGTTCAGATCTCTGGATTATCACACGGGACGGATGTATGGCTCGGGAACGCGCAAGAGCTCATCCACAATAAAACGTGTGAACTAAGTGAAGTGATTGGGTGCCGTGACGATATTATGGTCTATCTCATCTATCAGGGTTTAGAGCCGTCACTTGCCTTTAAAATCATGGAGTCTGTTCGTAAAGGAAAAGGACTTCCTCCTGAATGGGAAGAAGAAATGAAGAATAATAATGTACCGAACTGGTATATTGATTCTTGTAAAAAGATCAAATACATGTTCCCTAAGGCCCACGCAGCTGCTTACGTATTAATGGCTGTACGTATTGCTTACTTTAAGGTGCATCATGCACTTTTATACTATGCGGCTTACTTTACCGTTCGTGCAGATGACTTTGATATTGAAACAATGACAAAAGGATCGAATGCGATTCGAGCAGTCATGGACGATATTAACTCAAAAGGTTTAGATGCATCACCGAAAGAAAAAAACCTATTAACTGTACTAGAGCTTGCTCTTGAAATGTGTGAAAGAGGCTACCATTTCAAAAAAGTGGACCTCTACCGATCAAGTGCAACAGAGTTTATCATTGATGGTGACGGATTGATTCCGCCGTTCAACTCAATCCCTGGACTCGGAACGAACGTTGCGTTAAATATTGTACGCGCACGTCAAGATGGGGAATTCCTTTCAAAAGAAGATTTACAAAAACGCGGAAAAGTGTCGAAAACGATCCTAGAATATTTAGATCGTCAAGGCTGCTTAGAAGCACTTCCTGATCAAAACCAGCTTTCTTTGTTTTAA
- a CDS encoding proline--tRNA ligase: MRQSLTFIPTLREVPADAEAKSHQLLVRAGFIRQNTSGIYHYLPLAHKVIQHIQSIVRKEMEKAGAAELLMPVLQQAEMWQESGRWYTYGPELMRMKDRHGREFALGPTHEEVITSLVRSEVKSYKKLPLTLYQIQSKFRDEQRPRFGLLRGREFIMKDAYSFHSSPESLDDTYNKMFTAYSNVFSKVGLNFRPVIADSGAMGGKDTHEFMALSEVGEDTIAYSDTSSYAANIEMAEAVYQGEEANPADFKELEKVHTPQVKTIQDIAGFLDVDPSLCIKSVLFKADDAYVLILTRGDHEVNDVKVKNLVGAQLVELATREEVLEVIGTEPGFVGPVKLEAEVDIYADLTVKGMTNAVAGANEADYHYVNVNPARDVSVKEFTDLRFIQEGDVSPDGEGTIQFAKGIEVGQVFKLGTRYSESMDATYLDENGRAQPMIMGCYGIGISRTLSAIVEQHHDEKGIIWPEAVAPYDLHLLALNMKNDAQKELAETLYERLENEGFDVLFDDRQERAGVKFADSDLIGLPIRISCGKRSEEGIVEVKFRKSGESHEVSVDELISFIRQA; this comes from the coding sequence ATGAGACAATCCCTGACTTTCATACCAACTCTTCGAGAGGTGCCAGCAGATGCTGAGGCAAAAAGTCACCAGCTCTTAGTAAGAGCTGGGTTCATAAGACAAAATACAAGCGGAATCTATCATTATCTGCCGCTTGCTCATAAAGTCATTCAGCATATTCAATCCATCGTTCGCAAGGAGATGGAAAAGGCAGGAGCAGCTGAGCTGTTAATGCCAGTGCTGCAACAGGCAGAAATGTGGCAAGAGTCAGGAAGATGGTATACATACGGTCCAGAATTGATGCGTATGAAAGATCGTCATGGCCGCGAGTTCGCACTTGGCCCAACGCACGAAGAAGTGATTACATCACTCGTACGTAGCGAAGTGAAATCGTATAAGAAGCTTCCTTTAACTCTTTATCAAATTCAATCAAAATTCCGCGACGAACAGAGACCACGTTTTGGACTGCTGCGTGGACGTGAATTTATTATGAAGGATGCGTACTCATTCCATTCTTCACCAGAAAGCCTTGATGACACATATAACAAGATGTTTACAGCTTACTCCAATGTATTCTCAAAAGTAGGTCTTAATTTTAGACCAGTCATTGCAGATTCTGGTGCAATGGGAGGAAAAGATACACATGAGTTTATGGCACTGTCAGAAGTAGGAGAAGATACAATCGCATACTCTGATACATCTTCCTATGCTGCGAATATTGAAATGGCTGAAGCTGTCTATCAAGGAGAAGAAGCAAATCCTGCGGACTTCAAAGAACTTGAAAAAGTTCATACACCGCAAGTAAAAACGATTCAAGACATCGCTGGATTTTTAGATGTTGATCCTTCTCTTTGTATCAAGTCTGTTTTGTTTAAAGCAGATGATGCGTATGTCCTCATCCTGACGAGAGGCGACCATGAAGTAAATGATGTGAAAGTGAAAAACTTAGTAGGAGCACAGCTTGTAGAGCTGGCTACTCGCGAAGAAGTACTAGAAGTCATTGGAACAGAGCCTGGATTTGTTGGCCCAGTAAAGCTGGAAGCAGAAGTCGATATTTATGCAGATCTTACAGTTAAAGGCATGACAAATGCTGTCGCAGGTGCAAACGAAGCGGATTATCACTATGTCAATGTTAATCCTGCGCGTGATGTGTCAGTGAAAGAATTCACAGACCTTCGTTTCATTCAAGAAGGAGACGTTTCTCCAGATGGAGAAGGCACAATCCAGTTTGCCAAGGGGATTGAAGTAGGACAAGTCTTTAAACTAGGCACTCGTTATTCTGAGTCAATGGATGCGACGTACCTGGATGAGAATGGCCGGGCGCAGCCAATGATTATGGGTTGCTATGGTATCGGTATCTCTAGAACGCTTTCAGCGATTGTAGAGCAGCATCACGATGAGAAAGGAATCATTTGGCCAGAAGCTGTTGCGCCATATGACCTTCACCTCCTTGCATTAAATATGAAAAACGATGCTCAAAAAGAGCTTGCTGAAACGTTGTACGAGCGTTTAGAAAATGAGGGTTTTGACGTACTATTCGATGACCGACAGGAGCGTGCAGGCGTGAAATTTGCAGACAGTGATTTAATTGGGCTGCCAATTCGCATTAGCTGCGGAAAACGTTCAGAAGAAGGCATCGTTGAAGTGAAGTTTAGAAAATCAGGTGAATCACATGAAGTATCTGTTGATGAGCTGATTTCATTTATACGCCAAGCGTAA
- the rseP gene encoding RIP metalloprotease RseP has protein sequence MFVNTVIAFIIIFGTLVFFHELGHLIMAQRAGILCREFAIGFGPKIFSFKRKETVYTIRLLPIGGFVKMAGEDPEVIEIKPGHTVGLLFNEQNEVEKIILNDKEKYPDALVIEVEQIDLDHAMRISGYEAGNEDILTGYNVSQTSFYIADGEEIQIAPYNRQFGSKTVWQRIKAIAAGPIMNFILAYVILVALGFIQGVTVDDPVLGKLTKDGRAAEAGLMQGDHIVSINGDKMDSWTDVVQTVQKNPEKKMNVVIDRDGKESTVQVVPEAVKADGKNIGRFGSYPPTENGFLKVISSSGTTVISTAGLILTNLQKIVTGQFSLDMLAGPVGIYDMTGEVAKQGVLTLMQFAAFLSINLGIVNLLPIPALDGGRLLFLFVEAIRGKPINREKEALVVFIGVAFLMLLMLVVTWNDIQRLFL, from the coding sequence ATGTTCGTGAATACAGTGATTGCGTTTATTATTATTTTTGGAACGCTCGTTTTTTTCCACGAGCTTGGCCATTTAATTATGGCGCAGCGAGCGGGGATTTTATGCCGTGAGTTCGCAATTGGTTTTGGGCCGAAGATTTTCTCCTTTAAACGAAAGGAAACCGTTTATACCATTAGACTGCTCCCTATTGGCGGATTTGTTAAAATGGCGGGAGAGGACCCTGAAGTCATTGAAATTAAACCAGGTCATACAGTGGGGCTCTTATTCAATGAGCAAAATGAAGTAGAAAAAATCATTTTAAATGATAAAGAAAAATATCCTGATGCACTTGTCATCGAAGTGGAGCAGATTGATTTAGATCACGCCATGAGAATCTCAGGATATGAAGCTGGAAATGAAGATATTTTGACTGGTTACAATGTCAGTCAAACAAGTTTTTATATTGCAGATGGTGAAGAAATTCAAATCGCACCATACAATCGTCAATTTGGATCAAAAACGGTATGGCAGCGTATTAAAGCGATCGCAGCTGGACCGATTATGAACTTTATCTTGGCGTATGTGATTTTAGTTGCTTTAGGATTTATTCAAGGGGTCACCGTTGATGATCCTGTACTCGGTAAGCTGACGAAAGACGGCCGAGCGGCAGAAGCTGGACTCATGCAGGGAGACCACATCGTGTCCATTAACGGGGATAAAATGGATTCTTGGACAGATGTCGTTCAAACCGTTCAAAAGAACCCTGAGAAAAAAATGAATGTCGTCATTGACCGAGACGGCAAAGAAAGCACTGTACAGGTTGTACCAGAAGCTGTGAAAGCAGACGGGAAAAACATTGGCCGTTTCGGATCTTATCCGCCAACGGAAAATGGATTTCTGAAGGTTATTTCATCCTCAGGAACAACTGTGATTTCAACAGCAGGTTTGATTTTAACGAACTTGCAAAAGATTGTCACAGGGCAATTTTCATTAGATATGTTAGCAGGTCCTGTTGGGATCTATGACATGACAGGAGAAGTAGCTAAGCAAGGTGTGTTAACATTAATGCAGTTTGCGGCGTTCCTTAGTATCAACTTAGGTATCGTGAATTTATTGCCGATTCCTGCACTAGACGGAGGACGTTTACTCTTCTTGTTTGTTGAAGCCATTCGCGGTAAACCAATTAATCGTGAGAAAGAAGCACTTGTTGTCTTTATCGGTGTTGCATTCCTCATGCTGTTAATGCTAGTGGTTACGTGGAATGACATCCAGCGATTATTTTTATAA